The Schistocerca americana isolate TAMUIC-IGC-003095 chromosome 5, iqSchAmer2.1, whole genome shotgun sequence genome includes a window with the following:
- the LOC124615496 gene encoding pollen-specific leucine-rich repeat extensin-like protein 4 has protein sequence MRTAAVVAVVAVLAAAVWAAEEADATKDKNQTKRGVFGLGGGYGGDFGSYGGGYGGGYGGGLGGGYGGGLGGGYGGGYGGGYGGGYGGGYGVFDLGEHVSKTVTVHKKIGVPLPHPVPVHVPVERPVPVPVEKPVPVPVKVAVERPIPVPVEKPLPYPVEHPVPVPVKVPVDRPYPVHVPVEKEVPVPVEVKVPVPSPYPVPVPKPYPVYIEKKVPVRAPYPVEVKVPVPAPYPVHVKVPVAVPVDRPYPVHVKVPVDRPYPVHIPQPVAVPVEKPVPVPVEKPVAVPVNVPVDRPYPVPVAKPYPVPVEKPVPVPVVHPVGYPVERPVPYPVKVPVDRPYPVPVAKPYPVPVANPVPYPVEKPVPVPFKVPVEHPVAVPYPVKVPVPVHIKDHHYH, from the exons ATGCGGACAGCG GCGGTTGTGGCTGTAGTGGCAGTGCTGGCGGCAGCCGTGTGGGCTGCTGAGGAGGCGGACGCCACCAAGGACAAGAACCAGACCAAGCGCGGCGTCTTCGGCCTGGGAGGTGGATACGGCGGCGACTTCGGCAGCTACGGAGGCGGCTACGGTGGCGGCTACGGAGGCGGCTTGGGCGGCGGCTACGGAGGCGGCTTGGGCGGCGGCTACGGTGGCGGCTACGGAGGCGGTTACGGAGGCGGCTACGGGGGCGGCTATGGCGTATTCGATCTCGGCGAGCACGTCAGCAAGACAGTGACGGTGCACAAGAAGATCGGGGTGCCTCTTCCTCACCCCGTACCGGTCCACGTCCCTGTGGAGCGGCCGGTGCCCGTACCGGTAGAGAAGCCCGTGCCGGTTCCCGTTAAGGTGGCGGTAGAGCGGCCCATCCCGGTGCCTGTGGAGAAGCCCTTGCCCTACCCCGTCGAACACCCAGTTCCCGTGCCCGTCAAAGTCCCCGTCGACCGTCCCTACCCCGTGCACGTTCCCGTCGAGAAGGAGGTGCCCGTCCCAGTAGAGGTTAAGGTGCCCGTACCGTCGCCGTACCCAGTCCCCGTGCCCAAGCCGTACCCGGTCTACATCGAGAAGAAGGTGCCAGTGCGCGCGCCCTACCCTGTCGAGGTGAAGGTGCCGGTACCTGCTCCTTACCCGGTGCACGTGAAGGTGCCCGTCGCCGTGCCCGTGGACAGGCCGTACCCGGTGCACGTGAAGGTACCCGTCGACAGGCCGTACCCCGTGCACATCCCGCAGCCAGTTGCCGTGCCAGTCGAGAAGCCGGTACCGGTCCCGGTCGAGAAGCCAGTAGCTGTACCGGTCAACGTACCTGTAGACAGGCCGTACCCGGTACCTGTGGCCAAACCCTACCCCGTGCCTGTGGAGAAACCTGTGCCAGTGCCCGTCGTACACCCCGTGGGCTACCCTGTGGAGAGGCCCGTTCCTTACCCAGTCAAGGTTCCCGTAGACAGGCCGTACCCGGTACCTGTAGCCAAGCCGTACCCGGTCCCGGTGGCCAACCCGGTACCGTACCCTGTGGAGAAGCCTGTGCCAGTTCCATTCAAGGTGCCAGTGGAGCACCCAGTGGCTGTACCCTACCCGGTCAAGGTTCCGGTACCTGTTCACATCAAGGATCATCACTACCACTGA